gagagagagagagtgtgaaggacagtatacgggaaatggggagggaaataaggaatggggatcccacgtggtccttttccaatccccaactctaaaccacaaaattttaacctaaaaatctaagttccatccttattaaattccattttattttcaaaacttaggaacttagataattatcaacttgagcttcacatacttagtatttcttaagggcaatttcgtccattcacagccacgaatgtaatattttggaacgggctgtgacacttatgccatttattatttcttatttttacatagtttttatccatttattcaatcaaaatgtttgaattttttattgtaaccatttctaatagtattataatgatggattttaaatttataggattataaatctcataaaatatcaaacaattaatatcaaaagtataaaaaatatatatattaattgtcatataatgaggtgtacaaagttaaggaattttgatcaaactttgaatatcatTAAGGCTTTAGTCAAAAAAATGTTAAGGATTAAGGATCGCATCCaaattatcaattttttttaatgaaatggtTCACTCTTGACAAGAAATCTaacatactttctggttttggtCTTTTAATCTATTGGGTGTAATGATAAATGTAAACATATTGAACTGGGCTTGTGAGGATgatttaggtaataaatttggatttaaagagatattaacaGTTATACTAAAAagactttaggtatgactttgggacgaaaaaaaaacttcatctactaaatattgaaaaccatgaaacttgagggtagtaaactgagatttaccctataaaatatataattatactaaaaaaaaaagttcatatATCTTTTTTCCGGCAATAtcttttaaattcataaattaaTATTCAATATCGACTAGCGGTATTTACTATTTACCGTCGTATTAAGGTAAAAAAGAATCTCCATTGACCCGACAAACGGAACCCGCCCTACACGTCAGCACGTAAGACACGACTGGCCCCCACAACCCCAGCCGTATCTAGTCCAATCAGGGTCAAATTTGTcatagaaaaataaatttagacCCAAATGGAAAATAGAAACGGGAGGCGAGAATCAGCAGTGGCAGCAGTAGTGCGCGTCCATTCTCTCACCGAGACGGACGTGGCGCGCCGGGCCCCACGCGGTAACGACAAGGGCGCGAAAGATGGAAATTTTCTTTTTAGCCCCCAACAGACCGTTGATCACGGACGAACAGAAGTCCTTTGATTCTATACCGTCGGATCAAACGAGACGAGTCAAACCAACGGGCTCAACCGTCCCCGTCCCAATGGTAACAGtctaaataaatattaaaataaccaCCCGCCAGGGTAAAAGCCTACCACGACGTCGTTTGTCAGTTGatacatatttaatttaataaaaaaattgaaggggTATATAAAAAACAGACATGCTCTGCAGAGCTCTCTCTGTGCTTTGctcctcttctcttcttcttgctCTGCAATTCATTGGCTTTTTTCTCGGGTTCTGGTTTTTCATGCTGCTTTGTTGGCGTGCTCTGTAAAAGCACCCGAACTTACCCCAGAACGACCTCGTTTCGTCCCTTCTTTCCCTCTTTTATTTTCCTTCTCGGAGACTTCGATAAAATGGGAAGGCAATTTATTCCTTCTGCCTCAAAATTTTAATCATCCGAGATTTTTGGTTGCCCGAATTTTAATCATCCGAGATTTTTTGGGGGAGGACGGCGGCGATTATGAATTCAACTCAGACCGAAATGCAGGAGCCGAGCATCGACACCGATAAGCTGAGCTACGAGATATTCTCGATACTGGAGAGCAAGTTCCTGTTTGGCTACGACGATCAGAAGCTCTGGGTTCCCAAACAGGTATCTCCGTCCCCCACGCCGGTTTCCGACTCCAAACCTGACCCGGTCCAGCTTGTGGGCGTTCAGCCCCAATCTGAAAACGGCGTCGGGGCGATCAAAAACCAGAGGGGCAAAATCTGCATTCTCAGCATCGACGGCGGCGGAGGAATGAGAGGGATTCTCTCCGGAAAGGCCCTGGCGTATCTCGAGCAAGCGTTGAAGCAGAAATCGGGGAATCCGGACGCCAGAATCGCCGATTACTTCGACGTCGCCACCGGAGCCGGCGTCGGAGGTATATTCGCGGCCATGCTCTTCGCCACCAGAGACCACGCCCGCCCGATTTTTAAGGCTGACGACACGTGGCGCTTCCTCTCCGATCACGGCAAGAGCTTGTTCAACAACAACCGGtcctcctcctccgcctccTCCCCCGGTTTTCTGCGTCGCCTCTTTCGAAGTTCCGGTTCGGGCTCGGGTTCAACGGGGTCCGCCACGGCCGGTTTGGAAAAAGTAATGAAAGAGGCGTTCGCCGACGACGACAGGACGCTGACGTTGAAAGACACGCTCAAGCCGGTTTTAATTCCGTGCTACGACCTTTCCAGTAGGGCGCCGTTTCTGTTTTCCAGGGCCGACGCGCTCGAGACCGACAGTTACGACTTCCGCCTCTGGGAGGTCTGCCGCGCCACGTCAGCCGAGCCGGTAATCTTCGAACCGGTCCAAATGCAGTCCGTCAACAACCAGACAAAGTGCCTGGCCGTGGACGGCGGCTTGGCCATGAGTAACCCGACGGCGGCGGCGATCACGCACGTGCTGCACAACAAGCAGGAGTTCCCGTTCGTGCGAGGGGTCGAGGACATAATGGTCCTTTCAATAGGGAGCGGTCAATTTCTGGAAGAAGCGAGGTACGAGTACGAGCAAGTGAAGAAGTGGCGTGCAAAGGAATGGGCTCGGCCCATGGCCCGAATCGCCGGCGACGGGTCAGCCGACCTGGTGGACCAGTCCGTCGCCATGGCGTTTGGTCAGTCCGGGAGCAGTAACTACGTGCGCATTCAGGTACGAAACCGCCACACCTTTGCTAACGTGAGCACTGCGCGCATTTAATTCCAAtcttaattctatttttttgtcACGGAATTAAAttttcggggggggggggggggggtgggtggGTTGTTTCTTTTGCTGTTTCTGTTGCCACTGACTACGAGACGACACTCTTAGCCAGGCTGGGTAATGTTAACTTGCGTGTAGAGAGTGCTAACTTGCGCCGGGGGTATGTGTTTCGCTTTCATGCAAATAAATGCGGGTGTTTTGTACGTAAAACCTTTGGCCTCGTGTGGGGGGGCGCTGCAATTCCAAAGTTTTGCTATGCTGGAAGTGCACAGATTGGAGCAAAATTAGAGgaccttttgtttttgtttgcttGGTTGAATGCCCTTGCGAGCTTGAGAGGGGTctggttttgttttttcaatcaaATTTTAGGACCGAGAGGGAAGGGGTTTTGGTTGGTCCGGCGTCGGTTTGGTGACTAGGACTTTCTGTGTTGGTAGACCAATTACAACTAGGCTTGAAGCCTAGAGTTGACGGGTTGTCCTAGAAATCGTTGTCTCAGTAAATGAAATTGACTTGGTTCTTAAAACTTTTTGCTTTTTTCAACTTTGGTCCCACTGCAATTGCATCCTATTGAATTTCCCTGAGAAAATTAAAGAGATAAATTTTATTACCTCTGAAGCTTGCCTCTTAGGGCAGTCTCCATAatgtttttactttatttttccttttcttttacctTTGTTTTGCCCTGCTGTGGAAAGTTGGAAAAATCTTGACCTGGGTTACTGTGGATTTCTGAACCTGTATTATTTCAGTAAGTAGTAACTAGTAAGTAGATAGAAATGGGTGGAGAGATGGGATCACAATTTACTTAAATCTTAATTGACATCCAGTCTGTAATTATCTCTAAACCATATATACTCAGACTATTTAAGTTGCACTACATATTAATCTTATTACTGTAGAAAGAGATATGTGGGGCTTCCCTTCCGGTCACTTCCCTCCATTTAGAAAATGAAATGGCCTTAatcgtaatttttttttttaaagacttTTTAGCTAAACGGTTTCTAAGTTTGGCATAACTTTCACTTTGAtccttgagatttaaaatcgatataAGTGGTCCGTAAATTGTCTaccgtcaatcattttagtcattccgTGAATAATTTCTATTTAATTGAGGAcatttttttgtcaattcaaCCCCTTTACTTGAACAAgtggtttcttcaatttaactaagatttttaacaaaagaaccaaaatgattgacagtGGACAATCTAAGGTACTACTTCTATCCATTTTAAATTTATGGGACCAAAGCGAGATGTTATGAAAATCTTAAAGATTATTTTGACTAAAAGGCCAAAAAGCTATTA
This region of Malus domestica chromosome 07, GDT2T_hap1 genomic DNA includes:
- the LOC103440665 gene encoding patatin-like protein 6 — its product is MNSTQTEMQEPSIDTDKLSYEIFSILESKFLFGYDDQKLWVPKQVSPSPTPVSDSKPDPVQLVGVQPQSENGVGAIKNQRGKICILSIDGGGGMRGILSGKALAYLEQALKQKSGNPDARIADYFDVATGAGVGGIFAAMLFATRDHARPIFKADDTWRFLSDHGKSLFNNNRSSSSASSPGFLRRLFRSSGSGSGSTGSATAGLEKVMKEAFADDDRTLTLKDTLKPVLIPCYDLSSRAPFLFSRADALETDSYDFRLWEVCRATSAEPVIFEPVQMQSVNNQTKCLAVDGGLAMSNPTAAAITHVLHNKQEFPFVRGVEDIMVLSIGSGQFLEEARYEYEQVKKWRAKEWARPMARIAGDGSADLVDQSVAMAFGQSGSSNYVRIQANGTSLGRCGPNVDTDPSPNNVKKLVGVAEEMLKQKNVESVLFGGKRIGEQSNFEKLDWFAGELVLEHQRRSCRIAPTVAFKQAAAKTT